In Legionella spiritensis, the following proteins share a genomic window:
- a CDS encoding arylamine N-acetyltransferase family protein, with the protein MTKELDNYLNKIGVDKKESEQLSGGERADYLKKIYAAHVTTFPYHNFKLRENSLQHPVIRRSLTLFDYRKLLSSQHGGYCYQSAKLLSNMLQELGFTVACCPAKVLNGLPYNAEKIKALPPTHVVLLVYLEDKRYFLDPGLGSRCPRFPIQVTGTGDVIQQQRDRFRLYPNEEGFYILEKWQKDNWITLVQSQLQPIDDKKLQSNLLKLERYPLPIPIRDHKVVASLLTNSGSKSLYWDANTETFVLAVEQDGRFNKTTLADFTKARNKLVSEFNITHIEVNALKRFCYPKPLPLPAEPWTVELPLDQNEMTRLSRFL; encoded by the coding sequence ATGACGAAAGAACTGGATAATTATTTGAACAAAATCGGGGTCGACAAGAAAGAATCGGAGCAATTATCCGGCGGCGAACGAGCCGATTATTTAAAAAAAATCTATGCGGCCCATGTTACAACCTTCCCTTATCATAACTTTAAATTACGTGAAAACAGCCTGCAACACCCTGTTATCCGCCGAAGTTTAACATTATTTGATTACCGTAAGTTGCTCTCTTCACAGCATGGCGGCTATTGTTACCAATCCGCAAAACTTCTGTCCAACATGTTACAGGAACTTGGTTTTACCGTAGCCTGCTGCCCGGCGAAAGTCTTAAATGGCCTTCCTTACAATGCCGAGAAAATCAAGGCGTTACCGCCCACCCATGTTGTGTTACTTGTCTACCTGGAAGATAAACGCTATTTTCTCGATCCGGGCCTGGGCTCTCGTTGTCCGCGCTTCCCCATTCAGGTAACGGGAACTGGAGATGTCATTCAACAGCAACGAGACCGTTTCCGGTTGTATCCCAACGAAGAGGGTTTTTATATTCTGGAGAAATGGCAGAAAGACAACTGGATCACCTTGGTTCAATCACAATTACAGCCAATAGACGATAAAAAGCTACAAAGCAATTTGCTGAAACTGGAAAGATACCCGCTACCCATTCCTATCCGTGATCACAAGGTCGTCGCAAGCCTGCTCACAAACAGCGGCTCCAAATCACTATACTGGGACGCGAATACGGAAACGTTCGTGCTGGCCGTTGAGCAAGACGGGCGCTTTAACAAAACAACGCTTGCCGACTTCACAAAAGCCCGGAACAAACTCGTCAGTGAATTTAATATCACCCATATCGAGGTCAACGCTCTTAAACGTTTTTGCTATCCAAAGCCTCTGCCTTTGCCGGCAGAACCATGGACAGTAGAATTACCGTTGGATCAAAACGAAATGACCAGATTATCCCGTTTTTTATAA
- a CDS encoding metallophosphoesterase, with translation MSFIQYNKDVDLDKYPKRSRCQGRLIVGDIHGNAQFLLFLLVKFGFLEITKEQYQRLIKIYQTPVDELTAKQIIAFRHILHKAKCRRKNDILLLGDVLSDRGNNDGFTVCLLRRLHRSNISYSILEGNHDFEFLESYENGGNYRNTYYTSTRIKRGQTSSIHNLQRLLEKDLRDEKGRFALSRKRFRDWVTYYLIDHYKALDYSLGETGIIIYSHAPIDIGIIAGIAKRLHVEFDDGSPVTLAQTIDRINVKFSSLLRRRKLSGKFHAMHTTRDKTSRHVDALTRLIWNRDYISLNRSSIHKGYHIGYCHGHDSKGDPDCGNVICLDKMLGKSQSHNKDELTLLIERRKSVAEYPENTALSFFNQLNGNPVETGEQRHEVQHTL, from the coding sequence ATGTCTTTTATACAATACAACAAGGATGTTGATCTTGATAAATATCCGAAGCGATCGCGATGCCAGGGAAGATTGATCGTAGGGGATATACATGGTAACGCGCAATTTTTGTTATTTCTTCTGGTTAAATTTGGTTTTTTGGAGATTACGAAAGAGCAATACCAGCGTTTGATTAAAATATACCAGACACCGGTTGATGAATTAACCGCGAAACAAATCATCGCCTTCCGCCACATTCTTCATAAAGCCAAATGCCGGCGAAAAAACGATATCCTTTTACTCGGAGACGTTTTGTCCGACAGAGGCAATAATGATGGTTTTACGGTTTGTCTTTTAAGGCGCCTTCATCGTTCAAATATTTCCTATTCCATTCTTGAAGGCAATCATGATTTTGAGTTTCTGGAATCTTACGAAAATGGCGGCAACTATCGCAATACGTATTACACCAGTACCAGGATTAAAAGAGGGCAAACGTCCTCAATACACAATTTACAACGATTACTTGAGAAAGATTTGCGGGATGAAAAAGGGCGTTTCGCCTTGTCGCGGAAACGATTTCGAGATTGGGTTACTTATTATCTTATTGATCATTACAAGGCGCTGGATTATTCACTGGGCGAAACAGGCATTATCATTTATTCGCATGCGCCCATCGACATTGGTATTATCGCCGGGATTGCAAAACGCCTGCACGTCGAATTTGATGATGGGAGCCCTGTAACCCTGGCGCAGACGATTGATCGCATTAACGTAAAATTCAGTTCGCTGCTGCGCAGAAGAAAACTATCCGGGAAATTTCACGCCATGCACACGACAAGGGATAAAACGTCAAGGCATGTCGATGCGCTCACCCGGTTAATATGGAACCGGGATTATATAAGCCTTAATCGTTCCTCGATACATAAAGGTTATCACATCGGCTATTGCCATGGTCATGACTCCAAAGGCGATCCGGACTGCGGTAATGTGATATGTCTGGATAAAATGCTGGGTAAGTCGCAGTCGCATAACAAGGATGAATTAACCTTGCTTATCGAGCGACGCAAGTCGGTTGCGGAATATCCTGAAAACACGGCGCTGTCATTCTTCAATCAATTGAACGGAAACCCTGTAGAAACAGGGGAGCAGCGGCATGAGGTTCAACATACTTTATGA
- a CDS encoding pilus assembly PilX family protein, with protein MNMPHNNPQRQRGFVLLMTLIMLFMLTTLALTEATLNSTQTRISTNATNSEIAFQTAEGTLNEAINNLMKGTYNVANFANNDTGFYTYNEAATPLWKTVNWSSSSAVIPSFQGSSGAQSNFIIEKLPSVIMPGQSMAVTTNVYRITARATQTNSNTAVVLQSTIQIQ; from the coding sequence ATGAACATGCCACACAACAATCCTCAACGACAACGGGGTTTTGTTTTGCTGATGACCCTTATCATGCTGTTTATGTTAACCACGCTGGCATTGACGGAAGCCACATTAAACAGTACGCAAACCCGAATATCAACGAATGCAACCAATTCGGAAATTGCGTTTCAGACTGCGGAAGGCACCTTGAACGAGGCAATAAACAATTTGATGAAAGGAACCTATAACGTGGCGAATTTTGCCAACAACGATACCGGATTTTATACCTATAACGAAGCGGCCACCCCATTGTGGAAGACGGTTAACTGGTCCAGCTCTTCGGCGGTTATCCCCAGTTTTCAGGGGAGTTCCGGCGCGCAATCCAATTTTATTATTGAAAAGCTGCCTTCGGTAATCATGCCGGGACAAAGTATGGCTGTTACGACCAATGTCTATCGCATTACGGCGCGGGCAACACAAACCAATAGCAACACGGCGGTGGTTTTACAAAGTACGATACAAATCCAGTAA
- a CDS encoding pilus assembly protein, with product MAVSLVMASTVPPPLNIPQIPLIMSSPIHPQVLIAIGNSQSMDGVLSGAIMPGSGSLSSSLSSLFNSSSPVNYTVPANFTPPLQGPDGSGEAPYTVTQSGNLVDNSPSRLNVAKAGVKAIIENYMASTDFALEVYQTSSVGRYNTWVYYMSPDGEDFSFTNTPDPNYRYVVNPCYNYGSASSTISSNCSSMAVLFGSTTLSSNQYMKIGASSDDQGINDVLYAGSGLPGVFVSYNGPNPSSPFPPNFSLSNYNNGNILISYSSTRPSIGGFATAPTNAGFVPFSRQVMYSLRGFGYYSSQSATSGNILVPMTTAGTNPTTTSVNNAINTFLPYLKPETNSTGTSEIKGLAVQSPLAGLLTRAQNYLVALSPTSGNGCPQKKYVILISDGLPTQDLNGRFWPPLGSAAAAGYGVSATFNADGSLNSTNSQALTDTISVITDLKNNDIETYIIGLGAGVDPTINPQAAATLTAMAVAGGTQGYYPATDSASLVNNLNNIMISIQNGSFFTSSAAVSSTFLNGSTVEYQANFVSSDTPYQDWTGNLQAIALDPDTGVPTNTLIWSAQGLLDTKVSGSGWSTNRIVATWNPTAGAGVPFRWASLDATQQGQLQPSDTLGENRLDYLRGNSALEVRNGGTFRNRSHILGDIIDSQVVFVGMPAGPYNSASYQSFVTAQVNRTAMLYVGANDGMLHGFNAATGQEVFSFIPNGVFGNLFNLTAPLYNQSHLFFVDGSPQSGDVQFSDGSWHTILVGGENAGGKSIYALDVTNPSSFSSEANLAAAVLWEFTDADMGLSYSKPQIARIGSASDNPANFAVFFGNGYNSTSNKDVLYAINPQTGAVIRKIDLCAAVSGSCNSSYAQGLSSVTVANKDGLQSDPITHVYAGDLQGNLWSVDVSNPDPNQWTVRLLFKATDAGGSYQPITTAPVVSLHPNYPRYQGAFVMFGTGQILIPNDLLDLQTQTVYGVWDKPGSSTTYNRGNLQQQVLTLVGAATSGLSTSILTATSNPINWNSQLGWYADLPTAGQRIVTNPALVNGAFIVTLNTPPATSCGITFSSMLLELNFATGGAFNLPRIDINGDGGYDASDQYNGLNPVGIGLSNSFANAPTILGPNSFNNIVLLITQSSGVQTTIFNTNNTPRKIGWWQLE from the coding sequence ATGGCTGTTTCACTGGTTATGGCAAGCACGGTGCCGCCACCGCTGAATATCCCCCAGATCCCTCTTATCATGTCCAGCCCTATTCACCCTCAGGTGTTGATCGCCATAGGAAATTCCCAATCCATGGATGGTGTATTAAGCGGGGCCATTATGCCGGGCTCCGGTTCCCTGTCCTCTTCCCTGAGTTCGCTTTTCAATTCAAGTTCACCGGTTAATTACACCGTACCGGCCAATTTCACGCCGCCTCTGCAAGGACCGGATGGGAGCGGTGAGGCGCCTTACACCGTTACACAAAGCGGGAATCTGGTCGATAACAGCCCCAGCCGGTTAAATGTGGCGAAGGCCGGTGTCAAGGCCATCATTGAGAATTACATGGCTTCCACCGATTTTGCCCTGGAAGTATATCAAACATCGAGCGTGGGTCGGTATAATACCTGGGTTTATTATATGTCCCCTGACGGTGAGGACTTTTCATTTACCAATACTCCTGATCCGAATTATCGCTACGTTGTTAATCCCTGTTACAACTACGGTTCGGCTTCCAGTACTATCAGCTCAAACTGTTCCTCGATGGCTGTATTATTCGGCTCAACGACGCTGTCATCCAACCAGTATATGAAAATTGGAGCGTCCAGTGACGATCAGGGTATTAACGACGTACTCTATGCCGGCAGCGGTTTGCCCGGGGTATTCGTTTCCTATAACGGCCCCAATCCATCCTCCCCGTTTCCTCCCAATTTTTCCTTAAGTAACTATAATAATGGCAATATCCTTATCTCTTACAGCAGTACACGGCCCAGTATCGGCGGTTTTGCCACGGCGCCTACCAATGCCGGGTTCGTGCCTTTTTCCAGGCAGGTTATGTACTCACTGCGGGGGTTCGGCTACTACAGCAGCCAGTCTGCCACCAGCGGCAATATCCTTGTTCCCATGACTACTGCCGGAACCAATCCCACGACCACCAGCGTGAACAATGCGATCAATACTTTTTTGCCTTACCTCAAACCGGAAACCAACAGTACCGGTACCAGTGAGATTAAAGGGTTGGCCGTGCAATCGCCTCTTGCGGGGCTGTTGACCAGGGCCCAAAACTATCTGGTTGCCCTGAGTCCGACCAGCGGTAACGGATGTCCGCAGAAAAAATACGTCATTCTGATTTCCGATGGTTTGCCGACCCAGGATTTAAACGGCCGATTCTGGCCGCCGTTGGGCAGCGCTGCTGCGGCCGGGTATGGCGTGAGCGCTACGTTCAATGCCGACGGCTCCCTAAACAGTACCAATTCCCAGGCACTAACGGATACCATCTCTGTCATTACCGATCTGAAAAACAATGATATTGAAACGTATATCATCGGTCTGGGCGCGGGGGTTGATCCGACAATTAATCCGCAGGCCGCTGCCACTCTGACGGCCATGGCCGTAGCTGGAGGCACGCAAGGTTATTATCCGGCGACTGATTCGGCGTCGTTGGTTAATAATTTGAACAATATCATGATTTCCATTCAAAACGGTTCGTTTTTCACGTCTTCAGCCGCGGTTAGTTCCACTTTTTTGAATGGCAGTACCGTCGAGTATCAGGCCAATTTTGTTTCCAGTGATACGCCTTATCAGGATTGGACGGGTAATTTGCAGGCGATAGCTCTGGATCCTGACACGGGTGTTCCCACCAATACCCTGATCTGGTCCGCTCAAGGTCTTCTGGATACGAAAGTCTCAGGCTCGGGATGGTCGACAAACCGGATTGTAGCAACCTGGAATCCTACTGCGGGTGCGGGCGTACCTTTTCGGTGGGCCAGCCTGGATGCCACCCAGCAAGGGCAATTGCAGCCATCGGATACGTTGGGGGAGAATCGCCTGGATTATTTGCGGGGCAATTCGGCACTGGAAGTGCGCAATGGCGGGACTTTTCGTAACCGTTCTCATATCCTCGGCGATATTATTGACAGTCAGGTGGTTTTTGTCGGGATGCCGGCAGGCCCTTATAATTCGGCCAGTTATCAGAGTTTCGTCACGGCTCAGGTCAATAGAACAGCCATGCTTTATGTGGGTGCGAACGACGGTATGCTGCATGGTTTTAACGCGGCAACCGGTCAGGAAGTGTTTTCGTTCATTCCCAATGGCGTCTTTGGTAATCTCTTCAATCTGACCGCGCCTTTATATAATCAAAGTCACCTGTTCTTTGTGGACGGTTCACCGCAAAGCGGAGATGTGCAATTTTCCGACGGAAGCTGGCATACTATTCTGGTTGGCGGGGAAAACGCGGGGGGTAAAAGCATTTACGCCCTGGATGTGACCAATCCTTCCTCATTCAGTTCGGAAGCGAACCTTGCCGCAGCCGTGCTTTGGGAATTCACCGACGCGGATATGGGATTAAGTTACAGCAAACCGCAGATTGCCCGTATCGGAAGTGCGTCGGACAACCCGGCCAATTTCGCGGTTTTTTTTGGCAATGGCTATAACAGCACCAGCAATAAAGACGTGTTGTATGCGATAAATCCGCAAACCGGGGCTGTTATTCGCAAAATAGATCTGTGCGCCGCAGTCAGCGGCTCCTGTAACAGCAGTTACGCCCAGGGCCTGTCTTCCGTGACCGTAGCCAATAAAGACGGATTGCAGAGTGATCCGATTACGCATGTCTATGCCGGTGATTTACAGGGTAATCTCTGGTCCGTTGATGTCAGTAATCCTGATCCTAACCAATGGACGGTGCGATTGTTGTTTAAAGCTACGGATGCAGGAGGCAGCTATCAACCTATCACGACAGCGCCTGTGGTGAGTTTGCACCCCAACTACCCGAGGTACCAGGGGGCGTTTGTCATGTTCGGTACGGGGCAAATTCTGATCCCCAATGATTTGCTGGATCTGCAAACTCAAACCGTGTACGGGGTCTGGGACAAGCCCGGATCCAGTACCACGTATAACCGGGGCAATTTGCAGCAACAGGTTTTGACGCTGGTCGGTGCCGCGACCTCCGGTTTATCGACATCTATTCTGACGGCGACATCCAATCCCATAAACTGGAATTCCCAGTTAGGATGGTATGCCGATCTTCCCACTGCGGGGCAGCGTATTGTGACCAATCCCGCTCTGGTTAACGGGGCGTTTATTGTGACTTTGAACACACCGCCGGCCACGAGTTGCGGTATCACGTTTTCTTCCATGTTGCTGGAGCTTAATTTTGCAACCGGAGGCGCTTTTAATCTTCCCAGGATAGATATAAACGGGGATGGCGGATACGATGCCAGCGATCAGTATAATGGCCTTAATCCTGTCGGCATCGGACTATCCAACAGTTTCGCCAACGCGCCTACCATTCTGGGTCCCAATTCATTTAACAACATTGTATTGCTGATTACTCAATCCAGTGGGGTACAAACGACTATATTTAATACAAACAACACGCCTCGCAAGATAGGATGGTGGCAACTGGAATAA
- a CDS encoding GspH/FimT family pseudopilin, with product MLNSKWFALCELTRLLIRPGFLARLVRFLLPAPVFPGRFPGNRSRLASLVPGFTLVELLVTMSIFGLIVMFAIPSFRTMIMNNELAATSDKLVNSLHYARNAALSQAMRIKICPVGAGGTNCGGDWGAGWIVITQPSTGAATLLQTSQMSADGPDVGSTAAEVTFDSHGLATTQSNFTICDSRGGADARSVEVLATGFIQSGSVPGQAVWDNSALVCP from the coding sequence GTGTTGAATAGTAAGTGGTTTGCCCTGTGCGAGCTAACTCGTTTGCTCATAAGGCCCGGTTTTTTAGCCCGACTTGTTAGATTTTTATTGCCTGCACCTGTTTTCCCTGGTCGGTTTCCAGGCAACCGATCCCGTCTCGCTTCGCTTGTCCCGGGGTTTACGCTTGTTGAGTTATTGGTCACTATGAGTATTTTTGGTCTGATTGTAATGTTTGCCATACCTTCGTTCCGCACCATGATAATGAATAATGAACTGGCCGCGACGTCCGACAAATTGGTCAACTCGCTCCATTACGCGCGAAATGCGGCGTTAAGTCAGGCTATGAGAATCAAAATCTGTCCTGTAGGAGCCGGGGGCACTAATTGTGGAGGCGACTGGGGGGCGGGATGGATTGTTATTACTCAACCTTCTACCGGAGCGGCCACACTCTTGCAAACCAGTCAAATGTCCGCAGACGGTCCGGACGTCGGATCAACCGCTGCGGAAGTGACTTTTGATAGCCATGGATTAGCGACAACTCAAAGTAATTTCACCATATGCGATAGCCGGGGCGGTGCTGATGCACGTTCCGTAGAGGTTTTGGCGACCGGGTTTATTCAATCCGGCTCGGTGCCGGGACAGGCCGTCTGGGATAACAGTGCATTGGTCTGTCCGTAA
- a CDS encoding PilW family protein: protein MNRQGYRDRGFSIVEMMVGTFVGLLLSLAIVLIYVSQSRLYKTSNSQAGMQSAKNAIANLLTPVVRSAGFMGCGSFTTVLSNLNAGGSPPLGTINTSQATIAGYDGGTSSIAITQHNASNSTSASNWTPSLDASLVGNVQRFNDVLVVLGASYGDLPVGVTAISPGSSTFTIQGTNGMTITSGGYGAISDCLKTSVFKITGVTGTTIDHSAGGGTMNNASSSFAVNFPVGSQFVPLRQTAFFVGQGPGGESALMRATLSGTTWTVEPMIPGVQLMKIQYGIGSNGIVTRYVPASSVTSWAQVYSIRIGFILQGKPLSGSDDDTNPTQYNVLNIPVTVPADNRLRHVFEMTIHLRNAIS, encoded by the coding sequence ATGAACAGGCAGGGATACAGGGACAGAGGTTTTTCGATAGTCGAAATGATGGTGGGAACGTTCGTCGGATTGCTGCTGAGTCTGGCTATTGTGCTTATTTATGTCAGTCAATCCAGACTTTATAAAACCTCGAACTCGCAAGCGGGTATGCAATCCGCCAAAAACGCTATTGCCAACTTGTTGACGCCTGTGGTTCGTAGTGCCGGATTTATGGGATGCGGCTCCTTTACAACGGTTTTATCCAATTTAAACGCCGGTGGATCACCCCCTCTTGGCACCATCAATACGTCTCAGGCAACCATCGCGGGTTACGACGGAGGGACGTCGAGTATCGCAATCACTCAACATAACGCGTCCAATTCAACGTCAGCCAGCAACTGGACACCTTCTCTGGATGCGTCGCTGGTGGGCAATGTCCAGCGTTTCAACGATGTTCTGGTTGTGCTCGGCGCGTCCTATGGTGATCTTCCGGTTGGTGTTACGGCCATTAGTCCAGGCAGCTCCACGTTTACTATTCAAGGCACCAATGGTATGACCATTACCTCCGGTGGATACGGTGCAATATCCGATTGCCTCAAAACGTCCGTATTTAAAATTACCGGTGTAACAGGAACAACGATCGACCATAGTGCCGGCGGGGGAACCATGAATAATGCCAGCAGCAGTTTTGCTGTTAATTTTCCGGTGGGATCGCAATTTGTTCCCTTGCGGCAAACCGCGTTTTTTGTCGGTCAGGGGCCGGGCGGTGAAAGCGCGTTGATGCGGGCAACCCTGTCTGGAACGACCTGGACTGTTGAGCCCATGATTCCGGGTGTGCAGCTGATGAAAATACAGTATGGTATTGGTAGCAACGGTATTGTAACCCGCTATGTACCGGCCAGTTCCGTGACCAGTTGGGCTCAGGTTTATTCGATAAGGATTGGATTCATATTACAGGGAAAACCGTTATCTGGCAGCGATGACGATACCAACCCCACTCAATATAACGTTTTGAATATTCCCGTTACCGTACCGGCCGACAATCGTCTCCGACACGTTTTTGAAATGACTATTCATTTGAGGAACGCGATATCATGA
- the pilV gene encoding type IV pilus modification protein PilV, producing the protein MLTERFREKTQRGMTLLEVLIAVVIMAIGLLGISGMLMLSSKAHNSSYNKQHANQIVSSIFDRIRSNYQAAINGNYNISNITASGTPGSITTPAVYCDSSVCNAQQLATFDTWYWLSRVVSTLPNGSGSIATASTGTAGNTLVTVTLQWDDSPAQSQMGAIGEAPAANANLVSLTIQSQL; encoded by the coding sequence ATGTTGACAGAGCGCTTTAGGGAAAAAACGCAGCGAGGCATGACGTTACTGGAAGTCCTGATAGCGGTTGTTATCATGGCTATCGGTCTTTTGGGAATATCCGGCATGCTGATGCTTTCATCCAAAGCCCATAATTCCAGCTATAATAAGCAGCATGCGAATCAAATCGTTTCCAGCATTTTTGATCGAATAAGATCTAATTACCAGGCGGCTATTAACGGTAATTACAATATTAGCAATATTACCGCCTCAGGGACTCCCGGTTCTATTACAACACCGGCGGTATATTGTGACAGTTCCGTTTGTAACGCCCAGCAACTGGCAACGTTTGACACATGGTACTGGTTAAGCAGAGTCGTATCGACACTACCCAACGGCAGCGGTTCGATTGCAACCGCCTCGACAGGGACTGCCGGAAATACGCTGGTGACCGTCACGCTCCAATGGGATGACAGCCCGGCGCAAAGTCAGATGGGAGCAATCGGAGAGGCTCCGGCTGCGAACGCCAATTTGGTGTCACTTACTATACAGAGCCAATTATGA